In Aptenodytes patagonicus chromosome 6, bAptPat1.pri.cur, whole genome shotgun sequence, one genomic interval encodes:
- the LOC143162387 gene encoding dehydrogenase/reductase SDR family member 9-like isoform X1, which produces MLFYILLFLGIVSLWWHWRARDRTKVTNLAGKYIFITGCDTGFGNMAAKVFDKKGFRVFASCLTETGAKELKAVTSKQLQTVLLDVRDSDSVKKVAARVKAEVQSEGLWGLVNNAGIMGPSAPTDWLDIEHFREPIEVNLIGLINVTINMLPLIKKAKGRIVNVSSVGGRLAFSGGGYFPSKFGVEGFNDSLRRDMKAFGVKVCCIQPGLFKTALSNPEKIMKEKEVIWNNLPPDIKKQYGEEYFQKDAAKKQKLSKICLNKDISPVVQCMEHALTSLHPRAHYVVGQDAKLFWNLLSRMPAVIQDFLLLWNRVELAVSHAK; this is translated from the exons atgcttttctacATATTACTCTTTCTTGGCATCGTCTCTCTGTGGTGGCATTGGAGGGCAAGAGACAGGACGAAGGTTACAAATCTCGCCGGAAAATATATATTCATCACAGGATGTGACACAGGATTTGGAAATATGGCAGCAAAGGTTTTTGATAAAAAGGGATTCCGTGTTTTTGCCAGCTGTCTGACTGAAACAGGAGCCAAAGAGCTAAAAGCTGTGACCTCGAAGCAGCTTCAGACAGTGCTGCTAGATGTGAGAGATTCAGACAGTGTTAAGAAAGTGGCTGCAAGGGTCAAAGCTGAAGTTCAGTCAGAAG gtCTCTGGGGACTTGTCAATAATGCTGGGATTATGGGGCCATCAGCTCCTACAGACTGGTTGGATATTGAGCACTTCAGAGAACCAATTGAAGTTAATTTAATTGGACTCATAAATGTTACAATAAATATGCTTCCCTTgataaaaaaagcaaagggaaggatAGTAAATGTATCCAGTGTTGGAGGTCGCCTAGCATTCAGTGGTGGAGGCTATTTTCCTTCAAAGTTTGGGGTAGAAGGATTTAATGACAGCTTAAG GAGAGATATGAAAGCTTTTGGAGTTAAGGTTTGTTGCATTCAACCTGGACTGTTCAAAACAGCATTATCCAACCCAGAAAAGATTATGAAAGAGAAGGAGGTTATTTGGAATAATCTTCCACCTGATATTAAAAAGCAATATGGAGAGGAGTATTTTCAGAAAG atgcagcaaagaaacaaaagctgtCCAAGATCTGTCTTAACAAGGACATTTCACCAGTTGTTCAGTGCATGGAGCATGCCCTAACAAGCCTCCATCCACGTGCCCATTATGTTGTTGGGCAGGATGCTAAGTTGTTTTGGAATCTCCTCTCAAGAATGCCAGCAGTTATACAAGACTTCCTACTGCTGTGGAACAGAGTAGAGCTTGCAGTTTCCCATGCAAAGTAA
- the LOC143162387 gene encoding dehydrogenase/reductase SDR family member 9-like isoform X2, translating into MLFYILLFLGIVSLWWHWRARDRTKVTNLAGKYIFITGCDTGFGNMAAKVFDKKGFRVFASCLTETGAKELKAVTSKQLQTVLLDVRDSDSVKKVAARVKAEVQSEGLWGLVNNAGIMGPSAPTDWLDIEHFREPIEVNLIGLINVTINMLPLIKKAKGRIVNVSSVGGRLAFSGGGYFPSKFGVEGFNDSLRRDMKAFGVKVCCIQPGLFKTALSNPEKIMKEKEVIWNNLPPDIKKQYGEEYFQKALQMQQRNKSCPRSVLTRTFHQLFSAWSMP; encoded by the exons atgcttttctacATATTACTCTTTCTTGGCATCGTCTCTCTGTGGTGGCATTGGAGGGCAAGAGACAGGACGAAGGTTACAAATCTCGCCGGAAAATATATATTCATCACAGGATGTGACACAGGATTTGGAAATATGGCAGCAAAGGTTTTTGATAAAAAGGGATTCCGTGTTTTTGCCAGCTGTCTGACTGAAACAGGAGCCAAAGAGCTAAAAGCTGTGACCTCGAAGCAGCTTCAGACAGTGCTGCTAGATGTGAGAGATTCAGACAGTGTTAAGAAAGTGGCTGCAAGGGTCAAAGCTGAAGTTCAGTCAGAAG gtCTCTGGGGACTTGTCAATAATGCTGGGATTATGGGGCCATCAGCTCCTACAGACTGGTTGGATATTGAGCACTTCAGAGAACCAATTGAAGTTAATTTAATTGGACTCATAAATGTTACAATAAATATGCTTCCCTTgataaaaaaagcaaagggaaggatAGTAAATGTATCCAGTGTTGGAGGTCGCCTAGCATTCAGTGGTGGAGGCTATTTTCCTTCAAAGTTTGGGGTAGAAGGATTTAATGACAGCTTAAG GAGAGATATGAAAGCTTTTGGAGTTAAGGTTTGTTGCATTCAACCTGGACTGTTCAAAACAGCATTATCCAACCCAGAAAAGATTATGAAAGAGAAGGAGGTTATTTGGAATAATCTTCCACCTGATATTAAAAAGCAATATGGAGAGGAGTATTTTCAGAAAG CTTTACAGatgcagcaaagaaacaaaagctgtCCAAGATCTGTCTTAACAAGGACATTTCACCAGTTGTTCAGTGCATGGAGCATGCCCTAA